In one Zobellia galactanivorans genomic region, the following are encoded:
- a CDS encoding succinylglutamate desuccinylase/aspartoacylase family protein: MHKNKTITIGGESVKPGENKLLKIPIDRLPTGTLIDIPAYVFNAKKPGPTLLVQAGLHGDEINGIEIVRRMLAEKLFHISAGAIIAVPVLNIFGFIHFSRDVPDGKDVNRSFPGTKSGSMAGRIAYHYMTSILNQIDYGIDLHTGGSQRHNFPQVRYTEKDEESAKLAEIFNAPISFPSKLIKGSFRNAAFLMKKPTIVYEAGESMRLDDYSILEGMQGILNIMSHFGMAQPIAPPYVQRSKTAHIDIRKWLRAPTAGMFIPKISNGSEVHKGQILGIVSDTYAKHTKTIKAPFDGLIFCINHQAVVNQGEALFHVGKKTVELKRR, from the coding sequence ATGCACAAAAATAAAACCATAACCATTGGAGGTGAAAGCGTAAAGCCCGGTGAAAACAAGTTGCTGAAAATTCCTATCGACCGTTTGCCCACCGGAACCTTGATCGATATACCTGCATATGTTTTCAATGCCAAAAAACCAGGGCCGACCCTTTTGGTCCAGGCCGGACTACACGGAGACGAGATCAACGGAATTGAAATCGTAAGGCGCATGTTGGCCGAAAAACTATTCCATATTAGTGCAGGCGCCATTATAGCGGTGCCGGTATTGAATATTTTTGGTTTTATCCACTTTTCAAGGGATGTTCCTGACGGGAAGGATGTCAACCGTAGCTTTCCAGGCACCAAATCGGGTTCTATGGCCGGACGTATCGCCTATCATTATATGACTTCCATCCTTAACCAAATCGACTACGGTATCGACCTACATACCGGAGGAAGCCAAAGACACAATTTTCCACAGGTACGCTATACCGAAAAGGATGAAGAGAGCGCAAAACTGGCGGAAATTTTCAATGCCCCAATTTCCTTCCCTTCAAAGTTGATAAAAGGTTCTTTTAGAAATGCCGCCTTCTTGATGAAAAAACCCACTATCGTTTATGAAGCCGGGGAGAGTATGCGGCTTGACGATTACTCCATTCTCGAAGGAATGCAAGGCATTTTAAATATTATGAGCCACTTCGGCATGGCACAGCCCATAGCCCCTCCTTACGTACAACGCAGCAAAACCGCCCATATAGATATCCGGAAATGGCTCAGGGCCCCAACTGCAGGTATGTTCATACCCAAAATATCGAATGGCAGTGAAGTTCACAAAGGACAGATATTGGGCATCGTTTCCGATACCTACGCCAAACATACAAAAACCATCAAGGCACCTTTTGACGGACTCATATTTTGCATCAACCATCAGGCCGTGGTTAACCAAGGAGAGGCTCTTTTTCATGTCGGAAAAAAAACCGTAGAACTTAAACGCCGGTAG
- a CDS encoding RimK family alpha-L-glutamate ligase, giving the protein MDIGLLSMSMNVYSTRRIADEAKKLGHYIEWVDHTKCAIKIGAHPPQIIFRQENIIDAFDAIIPRIGTKVTRHGVAVVKQFEMNRVFSTAHSLGISRARNKARALQIVAHNKIAVPDTLFSIDPENISAQIDALGGAPVVIKLQEGTQGLGVILAETKKSAKSIIDTFYKMETHILVQEYIKESNGEDIRVFVVGDKIVAAMKRSCELDDFRSNLHRGGTTQTVKLSSKEQDMALNAAKYIGLGVAGVDLIRSKKGPLLLEVNASPGLQGIESVSGVNVAKEIILFVERSCRKRKR; this is encoded by the coding sequence ATGGATATTGGCCTACTATCAATGAGTATGAACGTCTATTCAACCCGGCGAATAGCGGATGAAGCCAAAAAGCTGGGACATTATATCGAATGGGTCGACCATACCAAATGCGCCATAAAGATAGGAGCCCACCCGCCCCAGATTATCTTTCGCCAGGAAAACATCATCGATGCCTTTGATGCCATCATACCCCGTATCGGAACAAAGGTCACCCGACATGGGGTCGCCGTTGTCAAACAATTTGAGATGAACCGTGTTTTCAGTACGGCGCACTCCTTGGGCATTTCTAGGGCGCGAAACAAGGCAAGGGCCCTTCAAATCGTAGCCCATAATAAAATTGCCGTACCCGATACCCTATTCTCTATCGACCCCGAAAATATCTCGGCACAAATCGACGCTTTAGGAGGTGCCCCGGTAGTCATCAAATTACAGGAAGGCACCCAAGGTTTAGGGGTGATACTCGCCGAAACCAAAAAATCGGCAAAATCGATCATCGACACCTTCTACAAAATGGAAACCCATATTCTTGTTCAAGAATACATCAAAGAAAGCAATGGCGAAGACATTCGCGTCTTTGTAGTTGGCGATAAGATTGTTGCCGCCATGAAACGCAGCTGTGAGCTCGATGATTTTCGGTCGAACCTACACCGCGGTGGCACCACGCAAACGGTTAAGCTTTCTTCCAAAGAACAGGACATGGCACTAAATGCCGCCAAATACATCGGTCTAGGGGTGGCAGGGGTTGACCTGATCCGCTCAAAAAAAGGCCCTTTACTATTGGAAGTGAACGCCTCTCCCGGATTACAGGGCATTGAATCGGTATCGGGGGTAAACGTTGCCAAAGAAATCATTTTGTTCGTTGAACGTAGTTGCCGCAAAAGAAAACGATAG
- a CDS encoding succinate dehydrogenase cytochrome b subunit, with protein MSGLTKSSIARKVVMALSGLFLVFFLLQHFIINITSVIAPDTFNEWSHFMGYNGLVQYILQPVLIAGVIVHFAMGIALEIKNNKARAIKYKQYKGSANASWMSRNMIITGLVVLAFLGLHLYDFWIHEITYKYIEVGPEDPTRYLEETVHKFEPFARTIIYVISFVLLSLHLWHGFASSFQTMGVNNKYSAGIQTFTKIYAIVIPLGFIFIALYHHFNPITH; from the coding sequence ATGAGCGGATTGACAAAATCTTCGATAGCCCGAAAAGTGGTCATGGCCCTATCGGGTCTTTTTTTGGTCTTTTTTCTTTTGCAACACTTTATTATCAACATTACTTCGGTAATTGCACCCGACACGTTCAACGAGTGGTCTCATTTCATGGGTTACAACGGGTTGGTCCAGTACATTCTTCAGCCTGTTTTGATTGCTGGGGTTATAGTGCATTTTGCCATGGGTATTGCATTGGAGATAAAAAACAACAAGGCCAGGGCAATTAAGTACAAACAATACAAGGGTAGTGCCAATGCTTCTTGGATGTCGAGAAACATGATCATCACGGGCTTGGTCGTACTTGCCTTTCTCGGGTTGCACTTGTACGACTTTTGGATACATGAGATAACCTATAAGTATATAGAGGTGGGTCCTGAAGACCCGACCCGTTACCTTGAGGAAACGGTACATAAGTTCGAGCCTTTCGCGCGTACTATAATCTATGTTATTTCATTTGTACTCTTGTCATTACACCTATGGCACGGTTTTGCCTCGTCTTTTCAAACTATGGGTGTCAATAACAAGTATTCGGCCGGCATACAGACTTTTACAAAAATATATGCGATAGTTATTCCTTTGGGATTCATATTTATCGCGCTATACCATCATTTTAACCCAATAACACATTAA